From one Catharus ustulatus isolate bCatUst1 chromosome 1, bCatUst1.pri.v2, whole genome shotgun sequence genomic stretch:
- the SRD5A1 gene encoding 3-oxo-5-alpha-steroid 4-dehydrogenase 1, with amino-acid sequence MGFAGDGGVCALLRRAEGPEERRLLELFSYGLMALGATSALLLCFIPMPYGRYSSRRFGWLLPARPAWALQELPSLLVPLGLAACGGVVAAARPNRVLLGCFVLHYAHRALIFPLLIRAGKPTPFFTFVLALLFCVFNGYLQGRSLTTYAAYPPGWLGDSCFIIGFLGWLIGMAINIHSDHILRNLRKPGETGYKIPRGGMFEYVSGANFFGEILEWFGFALACCTIESLAFALCSLFILGSRARQHHKWYLEKFEDYPKDRKIVIPFLY; translated from the exons ATGGGGTTCGCCGGCGATGGTGGCGTGTGCGCACTGTTGCGCCGGGCCGAGGGCCCCGAGGAGCGGCGGCTGCTGGAGCTCTTCTCGTACGGGCTGATGGCGCTGGGCGCCACCTCCGCCTTGCTGCTCTGCTTCATCCCCATGCCCTACGGCCGGTACTCCTCGCGGCGCTTCGGCTGGCTTctgcccgcccgccccgcctgggcgctgcaggagctgccctccCTCCTCGTCCCGCTCGGGCTCGCCGCCTGTGGCGGGGTGGTGGCGGCCGCCCGGCCCAACCGCGTCCTGCTGGGCTGCTTCGTCCTGCACTACGCGCACAG GGCACTCATCTTTCCTCTTCTGATCCGTGCAGGAAAACCAACAccatttttcacttttgtgtTAGCGCttctgttctgtgttttcaaTGGATACTTGCAGGGCCGGAGCTTGACCACCTATGCAGCTTAccctccaggctggctgggtGATTCATGCTTCATTATAG GTTTTTTAGGATGGTTGATCGGCATGGCCATCAACATTCATTCTGATCATATTCTCAGAAATCTGAGAAAACCAGGGGAAACTGGTTACAAGATACCAAGAG GAGGAATGTTCGAGTATGTCAGTGGAGCCAACTTTTTTGGAGagatcctggaatggtttgggtttgccCTTGCCTGCTGCACCATTGAAAGCCTTGCGTTTGCATTGTGTAGTCTCTTCATCCTGGGTTCAAGGGCAAGACAACACCACAA atggTACCTTGAGAAATTTGAAGACTATccaaaggacagaaaaattGTCATCCCATTTTTGTACTGA